Proteins from one Bos indicus x Bos taurus breed Angus x Brahman F1 hybrid chromosome 19, Bos_hybrid_MaternalHap_v2.0, whole genome shotgun sequence genomic window:
- the LOC113877386 gene encoding LOW QUALITY PROTEIN: olfactory receptor 4A47-like (The sequence of the model RefSeq protein was modified relative to this genomic sequence to represent the inferred CDS: inserted 1 base in 1 codon): MEQKNNVTEFLLLGLTHSIQGQKILFVVFLFIYIVTTVGNLLVVVTVVISSTLDAPMYFFLGYLSFIDAVYSTTVTPNTFIYLLYEKKTIYFQAYMAQLFTEHLFGCAEIILLVVMACDCYVAICKPLHYLTIMNQQVCVLLLLLVWIGGFXHVVVNILFTHKLPFCGPNVFDHFICDMYTLLKLACTDTHIIGLIVVANDGIICVVLFTFLLISYGVILHSLKNVSQEERCKALSTYGSHIPLVPFFFVPCIFLYVSPPSNLPIDKCLAVFYTIITPVLNSLIYTLRNGEMQNAMKNLWARERKLANQEMYHLISWTNFSYQESHIWLFNCSKSLLSLNNSGMMKRFIM; this comes from the exons ATGGAACAAAAGAACAATGTAACTGAGTTTCTCCTCTTGGGGCTCACTCACAGCATTCAAGGTCAGAAAATACTATTTGTTGTGTTCTTGTTCATCTACATTGTGACAACGGTAGGCAACCTACTTGTTGTTGTGACTGTGGTGATCAGCTCAACCCTGGATGCCCCTATGTACTTCTTTCTTGGCTACTTGTCATTTATAGATGCTGTTTATTCTACCACAGTCACCccaaatacatttatatacttaCTCTATGAGAAGAAAACCATTTATTTCCAAGCTTACATGGCTCAGCTTTTTACAGAGCActtatttggttgtgctgagaTTATACTGCTGGTAGTCATGGCTTGTGACTGctacgtggccatctgcaaacccTTGCATTATTTGACAATCATGAATCAGCAAGTGTGTGTCCTGCTGTTGCTGTTGGTCTGGATTGGTGGAT TACATGTTGTAGTTAATATTCTGTTCACACACAAGCTTCCCTTCTGTGGCCCCAATGTCTTTGATCACTTCATCTGTGACATGTACACCTTGTTAAAACTGGCCTGCACTGACACCCACATAATTGGCCTCATAGTGGTTGCCAATGATGGAATAATCTGTGTGGTCCTCTTCACGTTCTTACTCATCTCCTATGGGGTCATTCTGCACTCCCTGAAGAATGTTAGTCAGGAAGAGAGGTGCAAAGCCTTGTCCACCTATGGCTCCCACATCCCTCTGGTACCTTTCTTCTTTGTACCCTGTATATTTCTGTATGTGAGTCCTCCTTCCAACTTACCCATTGATAAATGCTTGGCTGTGTTTTACACCATTATCACTCCTGTGCTGAATTCTCTAATCTACACTCTAAGAAATGGAGAGATGCAAAATGCTATGAAAAATCTCTGggccagagaaagaaaattagcCAACCAGGAAATGTATCATCTCATTTCTTGGACAAATTTCTCTTACCAGGAAAGCCATATATGGTTATTTAACTGCAGTAAAAGTCTCCTAAGTTTAAATAACTCAGGCATGATGAAAAGATTTATTATGTGA